In Nakamurella antarctica, the following are encoded in one genomic region:
- a CDS encoding PspA/IM30 family protein, whose product MANPFVKGWKYLMALFSSKVDEYADPKVQIQQAIEDAQRQHAALSQQAAAVIGNQRQLEMKLTRQMGEVERYQASARQALVLADEARAKGDVTKASEYEQTATTFATQLVAAEGQMEDLKKMHDQALQGAEQAKKAVENNAMQLQTKLAERSKLLSQLEQAKMQEQVSASLNSMSELSAPGNTPNLNEIRDKIERRYANALGSAELSQNSVQGRMLEVEKSTLDMAGSSRLEQLRQQLHPELAGQQARAIDGASDPLNAIKSPPVTNPTALPNSQG is encoded by the coding sequence ATGGCAAACCCGTTTGTGAAGGGTTGGAAGTACCTGATGGCGCTGTTCTCGTCCAAAGTGGACGAATACGCCGATCCCAAGGTTCAGATCCAGCAAGCGATTGAAGATGCGCAACGGCAGCATGCGGCGCTCTCCCAGCAGGCGGCAGCAGTCATCGGTAACCAGCGCCAGCTAGAGATGAAGCTGACCCGGCAGATGGGCGAAGTGGAGAGGTATCAGGCCTCGGCCAGGCAGGCGTTGGTTCTGGCGGACGAAGCGCGCGCGAAAGGCGACGTCACCAAGGCCTCCGAATACGAGCAGACGGCTACCACGTTTGCGACCCAGCTGGTCGCTGCCGAAGGGCAGATGGAAGACCTGAAAAAGATGCACGACCAGGCGCTCCAAGGGGCGGAGCAGGCTAAGAAGGCCGTCGAGAACAACGCTATGCAGCTGCAGACCAAGTTGGCAGAGCGCTCCAAGCTGCTCTCGCAGCTAGAGCAGGCAAAGATGCAAGAGCAGGTCTCCGCATCGCTCAACTCCATGTCAGAACTGTCCGCACCAGGAAACACGCCAAACCTTAACGAGATTCGCGACAAGATCGAACGTCGTTACGCGAACGCGTTGGGGTCGGCAGAGTTGTCCCAGAACTCGGTCCAGGGCCGAATGCTCGAGGTGGAGAAGTCCACGCTCGATATGGCGGGAAGCTCGCGGTTGGAGCAGCTACGTCAGCAATTGCACCCGGAACTCGCCGGCCAGCAGGCACGCGCCATTGACGGGGCGTCCGACCCGCTCAACGCCATCAAATCGCCACCGGTGACGAACCCGACAGCGTTGCCCAACTCCCAGGGCTGA